One Streptomyces sp. P9-A2 DNA window includes the following coding sequences:
- a CDS encoding ATP-binding protein, with amino-acid sequence MTPTVPHSTPVTVRMFSQRFSSTPLGARLARQLALYRLDSWGYPYGSAVSDAAALIVAELGANAVTHGRVPGRDFELRLTLCGAAALCDAPGAGADLARVLRIDVSDTRGERRPPRPGEIAAPDASAVGGRGLLLVEALADRWEVLDRLPVGKTVRAELDLPR; translated from the coding sequence ATGACGCCAACCGTCCCCCACAGCACGCCGGTTACCGTACGTATGTTCTCCCAGCGGTTCAGCTCCACCCCGCTGGGCGCCCGACTCGCGCGACAGCTCGCGCTGTACCGGCTGGACAGCTGGGGCTACCCCTACGGATCCGCCGTGTCCGACGCCGCCGCCCTGATCGTCGCCGAGCTGGGCGCGAACGCCGTCACGCACGGCCGCGTACCGGGCCGCGACTTCGAGCTCCGGCTCACGCTGTGCGGAGCAGCGGCCTTATGCGACGCCCCCGGGGCAGGCGCCGACCTTGCCCGCGTCCTCCGTATCGACGTCTCCGACACCCGCGGCGAACGCCGCCCGCCCCGCCCCGGCGAGATCGCCGCCCCGGACGCCTCCGCCGTCGGAGGCCGGGGCCTGCTCCTCGTCGAGGCGCTCGCCGACCGGTGGGAGGTTCTGGACCGGCTGCCGGTAGGCAAGACTGTCCGCGCCGAACTGGATCTGCCGCGCTGA
- a CDS encoding DUF397 domain-containing protein, translating to MSATELNWFKSSYSSSGSGDCVEVALSWHKSSYSSGGDGDCVEVASHPETVHVRDSKVRQGAQLAVSAGAWTHFLTYATNA from the coding sequence ATGAGCGCCACAGAGCTGAACTGGTTCAAGAGCAGCTACAGCAGCAGCGGTTCTGGTGACTGCGTCGAGGTCGCCCTGTCCTGGCACAAGTCCAGCTACAGCAGCGGTGGCGACGGAGACTGCGTCGAGGTGGCATCGCACCCTGAAACGGTCCACGTCCGCGACTCGAAGGTACGGCAGGGAGCGCAGCTCGCCGTCTCTGCGGGAGCCTGGACCCACTTCCTCACGTACGCGACCAACGCCTGA
- a CDS encoding helix-turn-helix domain-containing protein, with amino-acid sequence MTTDGNGMGGAGAPGCGGGEPEVSDSLKTFGEVVKAFRKRAGLTQEQFAPRVQYSVPTVASIEQGRRFPPSGFVKRAEEVLDAFGALRGAARHLSRQPGLASWFRQWARLEEEAVSLYTYECRLVPGLLQTEAYARTLFVNQLPPLGDDQIEAQWVARAERQRLLRDRPNTAFSFILEEHLFLRRTGGAEVTRELIDHVLELAELRNVEMQVIPQVQESHAGLHGPMQLLETPENKWLGYCEGQEYGQFIPNPKVVSTLQMRYARMRSQALCLSDSRALLQRMRGAA; translated from the coding sequence ATGACGACGGACGGCAACGGTATGGGTGGGGCGGGTGCCCCTGGGTGCGGTGGCGGTGAGCCGGAGGTGTCGGACAGCCTGAAGACGTTCGGCGAGGTCGTCAAGGCCTTCCGGAAACGGGCGGGCCTGACACAGGAACAGTTCGCCCCGAGGGTGCAGTACTCGGTGCCGACGGTGGCCTCCATCGAACAGGGCCGGCGCTTCCCGCCGTCGGGCTTCGTGAAACGGGCGGAGGAGGTCCTGGACGCGTTCGGGGCGCTGCGGGGGGCGGCTCGGCATCTGTCGCGGCAACCTGGGCTGGCGAGTTGGTTCCGGCAGTGGGCCCGGCTGGAGGAGGAGGCGGTGAGCCTCTACACGTACGAGTGCCGCTTGGTGCCGGGCCTGTTGCAGACGGAGGCGTATGCGCGCACGCTGTTCGTGAACCAACTGCCACCGCTGGGCGACGATCAGATCGAGGCCCAGTGGGTGGCGAGGGCGGAGCGGCAGCGGTTGCTGCGGGATCGCCCGAACACGGCGTTCAGCTTCATCCTGGAGGAGCACTTGTTCTTGCGGCGGACGGGCGGGGCGGAGGTGACGCGGGAGCTGATCGACCATGTGCTGGAGCTGGCGGAGCTGCGGAATGTCGAGATGCAGGTGATTCCACAGGTGCAAGAGAGCCATGCGGGTTTGCACGGCCCCATGCAACTGTTGGAGACCCCCGAGAACAAGTGGCTCGGCTACTGCGAGGGGCAGGAGTACGGGCAGTTCATCCCGAACCCGAAGGTGGTCAGCACGCTCCAAATGCGATATGCCAGGATGCGCTCACAGGCCCTCTGCTTGAGTGACTCTCGGGCCTTGTTGCAGCGGATGCGAGGAGCGGCATGA